A stretch of DNA from Desulfosarcina ovata subsp. ovata:
TCGCCGAACTGCTAGACGCCGGTACCGCCGATTCCGGTCCGGGAGAGGCGTCGGAAGCCGTTTGCCTGTGCAATGCCATTTGCAACCAGCGGCTTGAGCCGATGCAGGTGGAATACGTAAGGCTGTTCGACTACCGGCCGACGTGCCCCCCCTTTCAATCGGCCGTGGTCAAAATGGAGCAGGACAACCCGGCCCAGCTCTACCTTCTGATTGAATCCTGCTACCGGGAGTTCGGTCTGGGCGCGAACCCCGATTTCAGGGACCCGCCGGATCATATCTCCATGGAGTTGGAGTTTATGCATTATCTATCCCATGAAGAGGGGCAGGCCATGGAGGACGACGTTCCCGAGGACGAGGAGAAATACAGGGGGGCCCAGAAGACGTTTATCGACAGCCACATCATGGCATGGGTTCCGCAATTCGCATCGTCCCTGGAAACCCATGCGCGGATACCCTTTTTCCGGAGCCTTGCCCGGATTACCGGTTCATTCATCGCCAACGAGGCACGCTATCTTGCCTCGTTTCAACCGGCGATATGATGGCCGATGCGTCCGCCAACCCGTCCCGTACAGAGCGCGTCCCGCACTGGAGACCCGCCGGTGGCCATCCGATGACCCGCAAGGCGTTCCTGCATGCCTTGATCGGTCGGAAGGAAACCGCAACGCAACTGGTGGTGGATCCGGACACCTGCGTTGCGGGAAAAAGCGATTGCCGCATCTGCGCCGATCATTGCCCCACCGGCGCGCTCGTCATCGAAAAGCAGATTTTCCTCAACCCCGATCTGTGTGACGCCTGCGGGGCCTGTATTCGATGGTGCCCGCTGGGGGCGATCGCATTTGAGTCGTTTTCGAACCGGGAGATCATGACCCGGCTTTCGAAGATCGCCGCTCCATGCCAGGCATCCGACGAGCCGCCGGCGGCCGGGATTCTTTTTCTGTGCAGGAAAAGTGCGGCGCAACTGCCCGAACTGATCGAAAAAGCAAAGCGGTCCCTCCGCTTTCACATCCTTCCCGTTCCCTGTATCGGCGCCCTGTCTCCGCTGGTGCTTCTGGAAAGCGTTCGGCTGGGCCCGGGTCCGGTTATCTGCGCATGTGCCGTGCCGGAGTGCCCCAATCACGCCTCGGCCAGGGATTGCCAACAGCTGATCGCATCGTTATCGCGCTTGACAACTCCGGGAGAAAAGCGTGACCCCGCGCCGGCGCTGCTGGTCCTGGGAGCCGATGAGCTGCGCGCGCTCATTGATGGCCCGGAGAAAGGGATTGGATGTGAGGAGCGGAGCCCGCCCCCGCCCGCACCGCCGGCGGAAGAGGATGCCTATCGGCCGGCGTTGATCAGGCGGGTGGGGGAGATGACGCAGACCATGCCTTCCCCAACGCGGTTGAACGGGCTGCCGCTGCCGTTTTTCGATCTGCATGTGGACCGCTCAACATGCACGCTGTGCGGTGCATGCAAACGCACTTGTCCGACCGGGGCGCTGACCCTCGTTGCCGGGAATACCCGAAGACTGGCTTTTTCCACCCGGGCCTGCATCGGATGCAGAACCTGTGTCAACCGATGTCCGGAAGGGGCGGTCTCCGTGGAGGCCGTTTTCTTGCCACAGGCCGTGGCAGAGGGCACGGAATGCATAAAGATGGAAGCTGAAAACGGTTGCTGCAAAAATTGCGGCAAGCCGGTTTCCAATCCCTTGCTCCTTAAAAAAATCGAAGCCCGGATGCGATCTCAGGGGGTGGTGGATTCCGCCTGCGACAGCGTCTATTTATGCGAGGCGTGCAAAAGAATGCAGTCCCTTTTCTCCTGATGGGGAGACTTTGCACGACAATCGTTTCCCGGTGTCAGACGTTTCATGGGCAGGCAACAAGAACGAACGGCGCCCAGTAAAAGGGATGGATCAAGTCCTCGATCGAGCAACCTGCAGGGGGCGGTATGTTTTTTTTATTCATCCATTCTTTAAGGCGTTCGGGGTTCAGGAAGTCTCGTTTGGCCTGGGCTAACGCGTCGACCGGACGGGGGGTTTTCAATAACTCGTCGTAAAATCGCTGCATGAACAGGCGGGTCGTATCGGCGTTGACCGACCACAGGGTCGTAACGACCTGTGGCGACAGATTTGACAGTGCGGCCGTGGAGATGCCGGAAACCGGATTCAAGGCGCCGGCCCTTGCCTTAAAGAGGTTGCAGGCACTGAATACGGCAAGATTCGCCTGGACCGGAGACAGCGCAATTTCAAGGGCAAAGATGTCCGCCCGGGGAAAGGCGAGAAAGTCAAACATGGGATCACTCTTGTCCCATACCGCATGCGTTGAGATATGCAGGACTTCAAAACGATTGCCGCTGTTCAGAAAATCGCTGCCGTTTGGCGGAAACCCATTTTCAGGATGAATCTTCCAGCCTCTGCTCTGAAACATGGATCGTAAGGAGGTAATTTCTTCGCGTGAGGCTTCGATGGCATCGAGTCCCTCATGCATGAATTCAGTGGCGCCGATGACAAACGCGCTTTTTAATGGCCCGGTCGTTGATTGCCGCGCCATTCGGTCACTGAGGCCCAAAGCGTATTTGATCCCCCGGGGTTGGATCACGTATCGTCCATCGTTCTGCTTCAAGGCTTCGAAAGGGATGCCTAACAGGCTCAATATCGGCACGATGGTAACCTGGTTCGGCAGATTGCCCAGGGGCGTCCAGATCAGCTCACCCAGTTCCGTCATGTTTGGCTCGGCATCCGCCAACCCTGCACCCAGCAAATCGATTGTCCTTCCGACCAGGGCCTGAACCTTTTCGAGCGTCGCTTCCGCCAGTCGCACAATCCTGGGCTCATTTCCCTTTGTCATCACGGCAGCCGCAAGGGGTTCCGAAAGATCGAACTGCATATAGGCGACGATGGCCTCGTCCGGTCCCATCCCCTCCAGCAGGGACGCCCAGTCTGTTGGCAATTCAGCATTGGCCCGCAGCGATGCCAATGCCTCTCCTCCGTGAGCGGTAAGCGTTTTTTTGGATCTGGCTTTCTCTTTGACGAACTGGGCATAGGGGCCGCCCTCCCACACCATGGGCGTGTTCTTCGAGGGCTCTCCCGCGAACACGAAGACGGTTTCACCCGGTTCGGCGCGGTTCAGTGTCGAGACGATCTTTTCCTCCGATGCACCGCGAAACGTATCCCGGATGACCCCCTTTCGGCGTGTTGCCTCGAGTTGTCCCCTGGCGTCGGCCAGTTTGACGGATGCTGCCGCCAGGTCGCGGACCATCTCATCCCGGTATCCCTGGGCCACCATGGCCCGGTAAAGCATTATCTCCCGGCGTACCGGCCGCAGTTGCATGCGACTGCTGTGCAGGATCAAACGGCGCACCAGATCGGGTTGAAACGCTTGAATTTCATCTGTTGCCGAAAGGCATGCACGCATCAGCAGGTTCCTGTACCCCTGGTAATGATCGCGATGATGGGCAAGGTAGCGTCCCAGGCCTTCGGTGCCGAGCTGGGCGGCCCTTGACTCGTGCACCTGGATGAGCTTTTTATAGACATCGGCCGCACTTATCATTGCCCGTGGCGACTTCTCAGCGGCCATGCCATCCGCCAACAGCGAAAGTGCCCGGACCGCCCCTTCTTCGCAATTCGATTGCCGGAAATTCGCCAGGGCTGACCGGCCTGACCGGACCGCCTGGCTGAATTGGCCCGTTGCGTGAGCCAGTTCGGCCTGGCGAAGTTTCTGCCACCCCTGAACCACTTTATCTGGACCATTAAGGAGGAGTTCCAGACCATACAGCTCGCTTGACAACCTTTCGGCCGATCGCAGGAATGCCGATTGCCACGGTCGGTTCTGCTCCAGCAGGAGGACATCCGCTTCGGATATGGGAACGGCCTTGCCGGTCTGCGCTTTTTCATTTTCAAGGGCAAAGAGATGTTCTGGCAGTAGAAGCCCAAGCAGTGCCCGCCCCAGATCAACCGTTATCTGCTCGGTGGGGGCGGTTGAAAACCTTTTGTCGGCCGCTGCAGCCAGGCCGATGTGTTTGATGAGTGCCCGAAAGCGGTAGTCTTTCGTCATTCGCTGGCAGTGTGTTTTCAGTCGTGCCGGAACAATGGCATTCGCATAATGGTCGGCAAGGGCGAAGGATGTGCACTCACTGACGACCTGGCCCTTTTCTCCGTAGACCTGAGCCCACGCCAACCCCCAGAGGGCGTTTGCGGCCGCTTTCAGGGATTCGGTGGATGCAAGCAGCCGCAGCATCATCAACTGGGAAAGCGCCTGGTCATTTCGGCCAAGCTGAATCAGAAGATTAGCCAACCCAAGGCGTTGCAGATCCGCTTGGGGGGTTGCTCCCGGTGCAGACTCACCGATAGCCAATTCCATTTTCGCGATAGCCTTCTCCAACCCGACATAGCTCTGCAAAGGCGCGAAAGCTTGATCAACCGCTGCATCGTCAAGCGGCGTATCGACCTCGCCTGCTTGTCCCAGACCGCCAACGAGGGCCATGATCCACAGAAAAAAGAGAACGGATCGCATATCGTTTAATCCATCAGCCCGATAACCATTAAAATGTCGGAATAGCCCAGCCAGGCCGGATATCCCGAAAAGGGAAAATCGCTGTCCACGATCCTGGCTCGGTCATCGTTGCCGGCCTCGCCGAGCAGCAGTTTCTGATCCCGCACCCAGGCATGCCGGCTATCGGCACGGATGCCTTGCAGCTTGCGCAAGGCTGAACCGATCGTCTCCGGCGGATACGCCTGTAGTTCTCGCGGTAACGGGCGGTCCTTGAGCCGGCCATCGGCATAGTCCATGAGGCCATGCGTTCCGGCCTCGCGTTCGATCCAGAGGGATTGCCCATTCACGGTTTCGGGTGTCGTGGTGATGCAGCCATAGAGTGTCTTGACGCGGATTCCCGTGATCGGCGTGGCAGTGTCCGGGATTCGCAATTCGTTGCCGGAGCCTTTGAAATCGGCCACTTCGATAACCTTGCCGCGCCTGAGAAAAACGGTGTGGCCGTCGGGACAGGTCACCAGGTCATCTGCACCGCGGCCGGGAATCCACTCAATGATAGCGCTGCTGTCCGCGCCTACAAGAAAGACGCGGGACAGGGTGTCGGACATTCCACTTTTCTGGGTGGACTTGGCTACCGCATCGCTTAAGCGCCCCTCGTAGTGCCCAAAGGGTCTCATCCAGCTGAAGAGACGCTGCAGCATGGGTTCGTTGTCCTCCCCCAGACCAGCGAGGGGATGAAGCACACAGCCGATCAACAGCACCGACAAACCCAACCGGCGAACGGTCTTTTTCATTCCTCGCACGCTCCTTTTTTGGCCGCCATCGTTTCATCACGGACGAGCGATTGCTTGACACCGATCCTCACTTGTTGCTGTCCGCTGCGCGAAATGACTTCCGTACGCATTTTATCCCGATTCCATATGATCCAGCTGGATTTGGTGGCCTGGATCAGAAGATACGTGTTCCCGGTGTCCACGCCGCTCACCGTTACCAGCGGATAGTTCCGGGGGTGAACCAGCCGCCCGTAGACGGCGGGCAGCATGCCGATCGACAGCAACAGCAATATCCCCATGATGACGTTGCCGATTTTTAGGTAAAAAGCGGCGTGGAGACGTCCGGTTCGGATGGTAACCACCAGCAGGGCCACGAAGAGCAGCAGTCGATGACCAATTTTTTGATAGGCCGTGTTGGGGGCGAGCAGGATCGGTTTCAAGAAGCCGGGAATGCATGCGCCGGGGTGGAGCAGATCGTTGGCGGACAGCAGAATCGCCATCGCTTCCAAAACAAACGTGCCGATCAGGATCCCGGCGAGTCCGGCCACGAGTTGAACCCCGATCAGCGCGTTGCGGGGCCCGTTTTCTCTTTTAAAGGTAATTTTGGACAGCCCCCGGGACAGCCATCGGTCCGGTGCCCAGATCAGCGTGACGCAGAGCAGCAGCACGATTGAATAGACCGCTGAATTTCCCTCAGCCAGGGGATTTACCAGGTCGAAAAGCCAGAAAAGCGAGTGAAACAGAAATCGCCCGCCTTCTTCCACAAGCAGGCCGGATTCCTGGGGGAGCCCGTTCCAGATCCCCCAGAAGGTGTAGTGCGATCGAAGCACCAGAAAGCCGATGCCATACAACAGGCTGCTCAGGCCGGCGATAGCGAACAAACCGCCCAGCAACCGCAGCGGCCACCAGGTCAAAAGATCCGATTTCAATCCGCCTGCAACGACGTTTTCCGATTCGCTGAGCATTGCCGGTCGCCTAATCGTCGGGTTGCGATTGATTATCCGCCATCCAGCGTTCTGCCATCTGCCGGGCCCTTGTGATATCCTCCGGTTTCATCTGGCCGGCGATGAAATCACGATTCTGCGCGGCTTTGCGATGCCCGTTGGTGCCGGCGATGTGGCACCATTTGTAGGCCATCACCTCGTCGCGTGGTACACCGTCACCGGCGCTGTACATATGGCAGGTATTGTATTGGGCTTCGATATGCCCCCCTTCGGCTGCCCGCAGGAACCATCGGAACGCCTCCGGCGGGTTGTGCAGATTGTTTTGACCGATATACAGCTGGGCCAGATTATTCTGCGCGGCAGTAAATCCCTGCTCAGCCGCCTTTTTCAGCCAGACTTCACTCTCTTCGTAGCGATGTTGAACCAGACACATGGTTCCCAGATTGAACTGGGCCGGTACATAGCCTTTCACCGCAGCCCTTTGGTAATTGGCTTCGGCGGCAGCCAGGTCCTGGGCGCATCCCTCCCCGTATCGGTACATGAATCCAAGCATGGTCAGGGCCTGCAGATTGCCCTGGTCCGCATATCGTCGAAGCGGGGGCAGAATCGCTTCATACTGTTTGCGGGCAGCCTGTTCCTTGATGGTGGCCCACTGGGCATGTTCCTTTTTCGCCAGATCTGTCAGCGCAGTATCCGCGTAGACGACCCAGAGGACCCCGCCGGAATGACACTTTACCGAAATCCAGCGGCTGCCCCTGTTATGTTTGATCTTATACCCCGGAGGATCTTCCAGCCGGTAAGCTTCGGCAGCGTATGCATCGCCCACATACTTCCTGGCGATCCCTGAGAACAACGTGTCCGCCCAGCGGCGGCATTCGTCACCGTCACCGATTTCGTCCTGGGCCACGATGGCATAAATCCGATATGTCATCGGTGTGACGAAAACCTTGAAATCCGAAAGCACGGGCAGGGTCGCCGGCGGTGGATAATC
This window harbors:
- a CDS encoding molecular chaperone — its product is MNIIDPYMRSLVYKTLSQLYQYPEPAGLNRFQAERRQLAELLDAGTADSGPGEASEAVCLCNAICNQRLEPMQVEYVRLFDYRPTCPPFQSAVVKMEQDNPAQLYLLIESCYREFGLGANPDFRDPPDHISMELEFMHYLSHEEGQAMEDDVPEDEEKYRGAQKTFIDSHIMAWVPQFASSLETHARIPFFRSLARITGSFIANEARYLASFQPAI
- a CDS encoding 4Fe-4S binding protein — its product is MTRKAFLHALIGRKETATQLVVDPDTCVAGKSDCRICADHCPTGALVIEKQIFLNPDLCDACGACIRWCPLGAIAFESFSNREIMTRLSKIAAPCQASDEPPAAGILFLCRKSAAQLPELIEKAKRSLRFHILPVPCIGALSPLVLLESVRLGPGPVICACAVPECPNHASARDCQQLIASLSRLTTPGEKRDPAPALLVLGADELRALIDGPEKGIGCEERSPPPPAPPAEEDAYRPALIRRVGEMTQTMPSPTRLNGLPLPFFDLHVDRSTCTLCGACKRTCPTGALTLVAGNTRRLAFSTRACIGCRTCVNRCPEGAVSVEAVFLPQAVAEGTECIKMEAENGCCKNCGKPVSNPLLLKKIEARMRSQGVVDSACDSVYLCEACKRMQSLFS
- a CDS encoding CHAT domain-containing protein, with the protein product MRSVLFFLWIMALVGGLGQAGEVDTPLDDAAVDQAFAPLQSYVGLEKAIAKMELAIGESAPGATPQADLQRLGLANLLIQLGRNDQALSQLMMLRLLASTESLKAAANALWGLAWAQVYGEKGQVVSECTSFALADHYANAIVPARLKTHCQRMTKDYRFRALIKHIGLAAAADKRFSTAPTEQITVDLGRALLGLLLPEHLFALENEKAQTGKAVPISEADVLLLEQNRPWQSAFLRSAERLSSELYGLELLLNGPDKVVQGWQKLRQAELAHATGQFSQAVRSGRSALANFRQSNCEEGAVRALSLLADGMAAEKSPRAMISAADVYKKLIQVHESRAAQLGTEGLGRYLAHHRDHYQGYRNLLMRACLSATDEIQAFQPDLVRRLILHSSRMQLRPVRREIMLYRAMVAQGYRDEMVRDLAAASVKLADARGQLEATRRKGVIRDTFRGASEEKIVSTLNRAEPGETVFVFAGEPSKNTPMVWEGGPYAQFVKEKARSKKTLTAHGGEALASLRANAELPTDWASLLEGMGPDEAIVAYMQFDLSEPLAAAVMTKGNEPRIVRLAEATLEKVQALVGRTIDLLGAGLADAEPNMTELGELIWTPLGNLPNQVTIVPILSLLGIPFEALKQNDGRYVIQPRGIKYALGLSDRMARQSTTGPLKSAFVIGATEFMHEGLDAIEASREEITSLRSMFQSRGWKIHPENGFPPNGSDFLNSGNRFEVLHISTHAVWDKSDPMFDFLAFPRADIFALEIALSPVQANLAVFSACNLFKARAGALNPVSGISTAALSNLSPQVVTTLWSVNADTTRLFMQRFYDELLKTPRPVDALAQAKRDFLNPERLKEWMNKKNIPPPAGCSIEDLIHPFYWAPFVLVACP
- a CDS encoding tetratricopeptide repeat protein, producing the protein MTFRKIILISCLVLIQSDASCRAGNQPIVAAFGQTLGAVFDPAEATGMSSSDTLFAFDYPPPATLPVLSDFKVFVTPMTYRIYAIVAQDEIGDGDECRRWADTLFSGIARKYVGDAYAAEAYRLEDPPGYKIKHNRGSRWISVKCHSGGVLWVVYADTALTDLAKKEHAQWATIKEQAARKQYEAILPPLRRYADQGNLQALTMLGFMYRYGEGCAQDLAAAEANYQRAAVKGYVPAQFNLGTMCLVQHRYEESEVWLKKAAEQGFTAAQNNLAQLYIGQNNLHNPPEAFRWFLRAAEGGHIEAQYNTCHMYSAGDGVPRDEVMAYKWCHIAGTNGHRKAAQNRDFIAGQMKPEDITRARQMAERWMADNQSQPDD